Within Synergistota bacterium, the genomic segment CTTTGCATTTTAAACAACCAATACTGTTAATCTGAACCTCAAGCTCCTTTATTCCGAGGGAAAACATGAGGTCCCACGCCAAAGCTATAACCTCAACATCAAGAAGAGGGTCAGAAGATCCCAAAGCCTCATAGTCTATCTGCCAAAACTGCCTGTACCTACCTGCTTGCGGTCTTTCATATCTAAACATCGGACCAAAGAAGTAAAACTTTTGGGGTTGAGGCTTGCCCTCAAGATGATGCTCTATATAAGCGCGGACGATTGAAGCAGTGGCTTCAGGCCTCAGAGTTAAGCTTCTTCCCGCTTTATCCTCAAAAGTATACATCTCCTTCATAACAATATCCGTGGATTCTCCTATTCCTCGAGAAAAAAGCTCGGTGTGCTCAAACATGGGGATTATTATCTCTTTGTAATTATATTTCCGTGCTAAACCATACGCAATGTTCTCTATATATCTCCATTTCTCGGTTTCTCCAGGTAGTATATCTCTAATGCCACGCGGAGCGGTAATACTCATACCACGAATCCTCCTTTCCTCAAATGCAGAAAAAGAACCTGCTTGCCCAAGAAAAGCCTTAGGCAAGCAGGTTCGCTTTCCAATATAAAAGACCTCCTTATTGGGCGGGGATCAGCTTAACGGGATTCGACAACGAACTTAATAGCAGTTCTTTCCTCTCCCTCAATCTCAACCTTAGTAAAGGCAGGTATGCACACTATATCGATTCCATTTGGAGCAACATAACCTCTGGCGATAGCTATTGCCTTGACAGCTTGATTAACTGCGCCCGCCCCTATAGCCTGTAGCTCTGCACATCCCTTTTCCCGCAAAACAGCAGCCAAAGCGCCCGCAACCGACTTAGGTCTGGACTGAGCCGAAACCTTTAAAACTTCCATGGACAACCCCTCCTTTTAAAAGTGCATCTTCCCGCCCTTATACGGTAAAAATAATGACACATTATTTCCTTTTTGTCAATACTCTCGTAAACTCACCTTTTATAACTCAAGCGTCTATATGCTATACTTTTTAAAAGAGGATGGAATCATGGGAAAGGGCATTTCAGAGCTATTTCAGATACCTCATCAGCTCTCAGAATCTATAAAGGTATTGTCTGTCTATTTCGCGTATAAGCATGCTTACTATGTCGGTGCTTTCCTTTTGATATTGATAATCTCTTATCTTTTATCTCGATTAAAGCTAAAGCCGAGAATCGAGCGCTTTTCTTCATCGCTTGCCTTTCTCCTGCCTATATCTACAACAGCGGGGATAGCGTTCGCTTTCCCCGTCCTTCTTAAGTATAAGAATCCTCTCATAGATGCGATAGATGGAGCAATCTTTATCATCCTTATCTACAAAGTGGGTGAGCTCTTCCTAAGGTGGTTGGAATCGAAAAAGCCCGATTTATCCAAGCATCTGAGAAAGCTATTGATATTCCTCATATCCTTTG encodes:
- a CDS encoding stage V sporulation protein S; its protein translation is MEVLKVSAQSRPKSVAGALAAVLREKGCAELQAIGAGAVNQAVKAIAIARGYVAPNGIDIVCIPAFTKVEIEGEERTAIKFVVESR